The following is a genomic window from Pedobacter sp. KBS0701.
AGTTTCGCTCAAAACAACCGCAGATCTGCCGAAGTTTTCTTAGAAATCCTTAATCCGGGCAAATACAATGTGTATTTAGACGAAGAACTTGTTTCGTCGGCCAAGGGTAGATTTCGCTTTTACGATGTCTACAATTCTACACCAGTACTATCTATTATTCAGGGCAATACGGAAATCTTAAAACAACGGGTAAGGGTGATTCCAGAACAAAGGCTCGTTTTAAGCCTGGAAGGTAAGGAATTAATCACGCTGAAACAGCTAAATATCTTTCGGAACAGACAATATGCGCTTGACGATTTTGACGGGTACACCGGAGATTATAATACGGGTATTGTTCCGCCAGTGCTGCCGCAGCCAGATCCGTATTACAGATTACTTTCTGAAGATGCTTTTCAGACTTTTTTAGTGCAATATAGAAAAGAGAATTTTGATGATGGCAGATTGAGGATGATCAATGTGGTAACAAAAAATGCATCGTTATTAAGTGCTCAGATAAGGATTCTTTTAAAATCTTTCACTTTCGATGATCAACGTTTAAAGGTAGCCACAAACCTGTATAAAAACGTAGCCGATCCGCAGAACTATTTTGCAATATCAGATGTTTTTGTTTTTCCATCCAATAAAGATGATTTCTTAAAATATTTGGAGAAACAGTAATTCGGCTTATCTTTATTAAATGACGGCTGCAAAAGTTAAGGCATCGATACATCAGGTAGTCGATGCCTACAAATCGAAATTATCGCGTTACCCTGAAGATATTTTCCAAACTACCCCTCCAATTTCTGGCTGGAGTTATAGCGAGGTATATTCACATATTTTTGATTCGAGCCTGCTTTCCATAATTGCCTTTGCACATGCTGCAAATGGCAAAGGCGAAAACAAACCCACTCATTTTATGGTAAAACTGATTTTATTACTGGGCGCGTTACCTCCGGCAAAAAAGTATAAGGTACCTAAACGGCTGGCAGAGCGTGTAAAAAAGATCAGTAAAACAGAGGCCCTCGATTTTATTTTGGAATTTGAAAAAGCTTTGGACGATAACTATCCATTACTTGTACATGCAAAAGCCAATAGCAAAACGAAACACCCAAGATTAGGTTATTTAAATGCTAAACAATGGCTTAGGTTTATAGAAATACATTTAAAGCATCACCTAAAACAGTTAGAAAGAATAGAAAAGAGCTTTACTCAGTAAATTAATTTCGCCATATTTGGTTAATCCTAAAATATGTGCTCATGAAATATGTTTTTTATCTCTCCATGCTCGCTATACTTTGTGCCTGTAATGGTATCGAAAAGAAAGAAAGTGCTCAGGCGGTTATTCCAACTCCAACCGGGCTCCAGGGACTAAAAAAAAGCAATGTTGCTGAACCTGCAACGCAGAATACCAAAGGCAATCTGATCTTTAACCCGCCACATGGTGAAGCCGGACATAGCTGTGCGCTGGCCGTTGGTGCACCATTAAACTCTACGGCAAGGGTGCAGCCTCAACAAAATACAAATCCACAGCCTACACCTGCCCCAGCGGCGGCTGTTGTAAATCCCTCAGGAAAAAAACTAAACCCTAAGCACGGAGAGCCTGGTCATAGATGTGATATCGCAGTTGGCGCGCCTTTAAATAGTAAGCCAACACAGGTGGTTACCACTCCCCAACCCGCCGTTACGCAGGTATCGGGTGCGAAAGCAGGAAAAGGTTTAAACCCGCCTCATGGTCAGCCGAACCACAGGTGCGATCTTGCTGTTGGCGCACCGTTAAATAGCAAACCTGCTCCAGTTGTAAGCCCGGTGCCGATTCCAACGTCTGAGACTAAAAATACCGGGACAAAAGTGCTGGAAACAAAAAGTGAAGGTTAACAATCACATAGGCAATAAAAATATTTGAATTTAGGGTACCACACTTAACGCACATTTTTTTACATCTTTGCGTTAATGAAATTACCCGCCATAAAAGGTTTTGACGAAGAAGCATTTAACAAGTATTTAAAGAATACGGGGTGGGTGATTTTTGGCAAAGGCCTGAGTTTGATC
Proteins encoded in this region:
- a CDS encoding DUF4476 domain-containing protein, which encodes MKKTIFLGLAMLFATLSFAQNNRRSAEVFLEILNPGKYNVYLDEELVSSAKGRFRFYDVYNSTPVLSIIQGNTEILKQRVRVIPEQRLVLSLEGKELITLKQLNIFRNRQYALDDFDGYTGDYNTGIVPPVLPQPDPYYRLLSEDAFQTFLVQYRKENFDDGRLRMINVVTKNASLLSAQIRILLKSFTFDDQRLKVATNLYKNVADPQNYFAISDVFVFPSNKDDFLKYLEKQ
- a CDS encoding DUF1569 domain-containing protein encodes the protein MTAAKVKASIHQVVDAYKSKLSRYPEDIFQTTPPISGWSYSEVYSHIFDSSLLSIIAFAHAANGKGENKPTHFMVKLILLLGALPPAKKYKVPKRLAERVKKISKTEALDFILEFEKALDDNYPLLVHAKANSKTKHPRLGYLNAKQWLRFIEIHLKHHLKQLERIEKSFTQ